In one Streptomyces sp. NBC_00597 genomic region, the following are encoded:
- a CDS encoding amidohydrolase, whose amino-acid sequence MTGPSTSMPVAGLVPAPRREHEHADLLVRNAKVFTGDADRPEARAVAIRDGRVAALGDDHELAHLVGPGTKVVDALGRRVIPGLNDSHLHVIRGGLNYVLELRWDGVRSLRHALAMLREQAGRTPKGQWIRVVGGWTAEQFVERRMPTVAELNAAAPDTPVFVLHLYQSALMNRAAVRAAGFTRDTPDPRGGQIVRGRDGEPNGVLLAAPSALILYSTLAKAPALDEADKRTSTRHFLRELNRFGLTSAVDAAGGFQNFPDNYATVVDLARSGELTLRIAYHLFPQTAGQELADLKRWTEMVKPGDGDEWLRLNGAGENLTWAAADFENFSEPRPALADGYEAEFEKAVRLLLENGWGFRLHATYDETIRRDLAVFEKLAAEGLFPGGNRWLFDHAETVSTDSLDRIAALGGAVSVQNRMSFQGTAFLDRYGAEAAAHAPPVRAMLDRDLTVAAGTDATRVSSYNPWVALHWLVTGRTVGGTALHPAGNLIDRETALGLYTRGGAQLTGEQDVKGTLREGCYGDLAILSDDYLTVPEDVIPGIESVLTVVGGRIVWATAEYEGLDEAVPPVSPGWSPVAHFGGYQSGALQASAVAEAVAESEQHRRWRVARGSVPETTPSFVDPCFEH is encoded by the coding sequence ATGACCGGGCCGTCGACGAGCATGCCGGTGGCGGGTCTCGTCCCCGCCCCGCGCCGGGAACACGAGCATGCCGACCTCCTCGTCCGCAACGCGAAGGTGTTCACCGGTGACGCCGACCGCCCCGAGGCCCGCGCCGTCGCGATCCGCGACGGCCGCGTCGCGGCCCTCGGCGACGACCACGAGCTCGCCCACCTCGTCGGGCCGGGCACCAAGGTCGTCGACGCCCTCGGTCGCAGGGTGATCCCCGGTCTCAACGACTCGCACCTGCACGTCATCAGGGGCGGCCTGAACTACGTACTGGAGCTGCGCTGGGACGGGGTGCGCAGTCTGCGCCACGCCCTGGCCATGCTGCGCGAGCAGGCCGGCCGGACCCCCAAGGGGCAGTGGATCCGCGTCGTGGGCGGCTGGACCGCCGAACAGTTCGTCGAGCGCAGGATGCCGACCGTCGCCGAGCTGAACGCCGCCGCACCCGACACCCCCGTCTTCGTCCTGCACCTGTACCAGTCGGCCCTGATGAACCGGGCAGCGGTACGGGCAGCCGGATTCACGCGCGACACCCCGGATCCCCGCGGCGGGCAGATCGTCCGGGGCCGGGACGGCGAACCCAACGGCGTCCTCCTCGCCGCGCCGAGCGCCCTCATCCTGTACTCGACCCTGGCCAAGGCGCCGGCTCTCGACGAGGCCGACAAGCGGACGTCGACGCGCCACTTCCTGCGCGAGCTGAACCGCTTCGGGCTGACGTCCGCGGTCGACGCCGCCGGCGGGTTCCAGAACTTCCCCGACAACTACGCCACGGTCGTCGACCTCGCCCGGTCGGGGGAGCTGACCCTCCGGATCGCCTACCACCTCTTCCCGCAGACGGCCGGACAGGAGCTCGCCGACCTGAAGCGGTGGACCGAGATGGTCAAGCCCGGGGACGGGGACGAGTGGCTCCGGCTGAACGGGGCGGGCGAGAACCTGACCTGGGCCGCCGCGGACTTCGAGAACTTCTCCGAGCCCCGTCCCGCGCTTGCCGACGGGTACGAGGCCGAGTTCGAGAAGGCGGTCCGGCTGCTGCTGGAGAACGGCTGGGGCTTCCGGCTCCACGCCACGTACGACGAGACGATCCGCCGCGACCTGGCCGTCTTCGAGAAGCTCGCGGCCGAAGGGCTCTTCCCCGGCGGCAACCGCTGGCTGTTCGACCACGCCGAGACCGTCTCCACCGACAGCCTCGACCGGATCGCCGCCCTCGGCGGCGCCGTCTCCGTACAGAACCGGATGTCCTTCCAGGGCACCGCGTTCCTCGACCGGTACGGTGCCGAGGCCGCAGCCCACGCCCCGCCGGTGCGGGCCATGCTCGACCGGGACCTGACCGTCGCCGCCGGAACCGACGCCACCCGCGTCTCCTCGTACAACCCGTGGGTCGCGCTCCACTGGCTCGTGACCGGGCGCACCGTCGGCGGCACCGCGCTCCACCCGGCCGGGAACCTGATCGACCGGGAGACCGCCCTCGGTCTGTACACCCGTGGCGGAGCGCAGCTCACCGGCGAGCAGGACGTCAAGGGAACCCTGCGAGAGGGCTGCTACGGCGACCTCGCGATCCTGTCTGACGACTACCTCACCGTGCCCGAGGACGTCATCCCCGGCATCGAGTCCGTGCTCACCGTCGTCGGCGGCCGGATCGTCTGGGCGACCGCGGAGTACGAGGGTCTCGACGAGGCCGTCCCGCCGGTCAGCCCGGGGTGGAGCCCGGTGGCCCACTTCGGCGGCTACCAGAGCGGTGCCCTCCAGGCGTCGGCCGTGGCCGAGGCCGTCGCCGAGTCCGAGCAGCACCGCCGGTGGCGCGTCGCGCGCGGCTCCGTTCCCGAGACGACGCCGTCCTTCGTCGACCCCTGCTTCGAGCACTGA
- a CDS encoding GPR1/FUN34/YaaH family transporter, with amino-acid sequence MSAASPAADGGDTPATSPDVPPGRRFEPDLRSMTRINLRPIASPMPLGFFTIAIASVMTGCLQLGLFDEAARAAVAFTVLPAFVLQLLVSFLAFGARDVIAATLMAVFAGSWLPYSLIMLSGAADGLQVLGVFNLALLCFGALMTAVTRPKRALWLVLAVSLPRWAATGLSGITGAEWLTRTSGALGLVVALVAMYTAFALMLEDMRSEQVLPIGRSGPAHLAVEGDLAVQLRNLERQAGVRRTL; translated from the coding sequence ATGTCCGCAGCCTCCCCCGCCGCCGACGGCGGCGACACCCCGGCGACCTCGCCGGACGTTCCCCCGGGACGCCGTTTCGAGCCGGACCTCCGGTCGATGACACGGATCAACCTACGTCCCATCGCCTCACCGATGCCGCTCGGCTTCTTCACGATAGCCATCGCCTCCGTGATGACGGGCTGCCTCCAGCTCGGGCTGTTCGACGAGGCGGCCCGCGCCGCCGTCGCCTTCACCGTGCTGCCGGCCTTCGTCCTGCAACTCCTGGTGAGCTTCCTGGCCTTCGGCGCACGTGACGTGATCGCGGCGACGCTGATGGCGGTGTTCGCCGGCAGTTGGCTGCCCTACTCGCTCATCATGCTCAGCGGTGCGGCCGACGGCCTTCAGGTCCTCGGCGTGTTCAACCTGGCGCTCCTCTGCTTCGGGGCCCTGATGACGGCCGTGACCCGGCCCAAGCGCGCGCTGTGGCTCGTCCTCGCGGTCTCCCTGCCCCGCTGGGCGGCCACCGGTCTCTCGGGCATCACCGGCGCCGAATGGCTGACGCGCACGTCCGGTGCGCTCGGCCTCGTCGTGGCGCTCGTCGCGATGTACACGGCGTTCGCCCTGATGCTTGAGGACATGCGCAGCGAGCAGGTCCTGCCCATCGGCCGCAGCGGCCCCGCCCACCTCGCCGTGGAAGGCGACCTGGCCGTCCAGCTCCGCAACCTGGAACGCCAGGCGGGCGTGCGCCGCACGCTCTGA
- a CDS encoding GNAT family N-acetyltransferase produces MEPQVTDRPEKSRYEILAGEDGIETGGFAEYHLSEGEIAFIHTEIDSRFAGRGLGGLLARGALDDARARGLRVLPYCPFIRGWIGKHPEYTDLVPEARRARFGL; encoded by the coding sequence ATGGAACCGCAGGTGACGGACCGGCCCGAGAAGTCCCGGTACGAGATCCTCGCCGGCGAAGACGGCATCGAGACCGGCGGCTTCGCCGAGTACCACCTTTCGGAGGGCGAGATCGCCTTCATCCACACCGAGATCGACAGCCGGTTCGCCGGCCGGGGCCTGGGCGGACTGCTCGCCCGCGGGGCCCTCGACGACGCCCGGGCCCGAGGGCTGCGCGTCCTGCCGTACTGCCCCTTCATCCGGGGCTGGATCGGCAAGCACCCCGAGTACACCGACCTGGTGCCCGAGGCGAGGCGCGCCCGCTTCGGCCTGTGA
- a CDS encoding alpha/beta hydrolase yields the protein MSRHARPTVVLVHGAFADASSFARVIPELTAAGMEVVAPAVPNRSLVDDAAYIASVIRAVEGPVILVGHSYGGAVITLAGTEDNVRALVYLAGYALEEGESLGELQGRFPDSGLADALVYTPFPVAGSTETGTDVSVEIEKFPALFAADVDPDLAAVLAVSQRPLAARAFSETAPVAAWKTKPSWGLVASSDRTINPDVERFGYERAGMTTVEVDSSHLVMLARPKAVVELIQDAVRSTAH from the coding sequence ATGTCCCGACACGCCCGCCCCACCGTCGTCCTGGTCCACGGCGCCTTCGCCGACGCCTCCAGCTTCGCCCGCGTCATCCCCGAACTGACCGCCGCCGGCATGGAAGTGGTGGCCCCGGCGGTGCCCAACCGCAGCCTCGTCGACGACGCCGCGTACATCGCCTCGGTGATCCGCGCCGTCGAAGGCCCCGTGATCCTGGTCGGGCACTCCTACGGTGGCGCCGTCATCACCCTCGCCGGCACGGAGGACAACGTCCGCGCACTGGTGTACCTGGCGGGATACGCGCTGGAGGAGGGCGAGAGCCTGGGCGAGCTGCAGGGCCGCTTCCCCGACTCCGGTCTCGCCGACGCGCTCGTCTACACCCCGTTCCCGGTGGCCGGCTCCACCGAGACCGGCACCGACGTCTCGGTGGAGATCGAGAAGTTCCCCGCCCTCTTCGCGGCGGACGTCGACCCCGACCTCGCCGCGGTGCTCGCCGTCTCCCAGCGCCCCCTGGCCGCACGTGCCTTCTCGGAGACGGCGCCTGTCGCGGCGTGGAAGACCAAGCCCTCGTGGGGTCTGGTCGCTTCCTCCGACCGCACGATCAACCCCGACGTGGAGCGCTTCGGCTACGAGCGCGCCGGGATGACCACCGTCGAGGTCGACTCCTCCCACCTGGTCATGCTCGCCCGGCCCAAGGCCGTGGTGGAGCTGATCCAGGACGCGGTCCGGTCCACCGCTCACTGA
- a CDS encoding extracellular solute-binding protein, translated as MRFGARLTLAAIALAALAAACRVPQDSTSQSRTAVDCGPYARYGKHPGSKVTVYAENRDREADLFEETWADFAGCTGIDVQYEGDGEFEAQIQLRVDGGSAPDMAFFPQPGLLERFARAGKLKPASAGVAALAKQGWSADWNSYATVDGTLYGTPLVANVKSFVWYSPKFFRDKGLSVPHTWSELMEVTEKVAASGVKPWCAGIESAEATGWPVTDWIEDVLLRQQGTDVYDQWVAHEIPFNDPRVITAMDTVGSILKNDRFANGGFGPARSMASISFQEAGTPILSGDCAMHRQASFYADMWPKGTEIGPDKDVYAFLLPGADPADRPVLGGGVFTAAFADRAEVRAFQEYLASADFANARMKKGPFVSANKGVDPANAATPVDRLSIQLLQDPRTQFRFDGSDLMPASVGAGTFWKGAVDWIGGASTRQVADSIERSWPSR; from the coding sequence ATGAGGTTCGGCGCGAGGCTCACGCTCGCCGCCATCGCCCTCGCCGCCCTTGCCGCCGCCTGCCGTGTTCCACAGGACAGCACTTCGCAGTCGCGGACAGCCGTGGACTGCGGGCCGTACGCCCGGTACGGCAAGCACCCCGGCTCCAAGGTCACCGTCTACGCGGAGAACCGGGACCGGGAGGCCGACCTGTTCGAAGAGACCTGGGCGGACTTCGCGGGCTGCACGGGAATCGACGTCCAGTACGAGGGGGACGGGGAGTTCGAGGCCCAGATTCAGCTCCGGGTCGACGGCGGGAGTGCCCCTGACATGGCGTTCTTCCCCCAGCCCGGGCTCCTGGAACGCTTCGCGCGGGCGGGGAAGCTCAAGCCCGCGAGCGCCGGGGTCGCGGCCCTCGCGAAGCAGGGCTGGTCGGCGGACTGGAACAGCTACGCGACCGTGGACGGCACCCTCTACGGCACGCCGCTGGTCGCGAACGTGAAGTCGTTCGTCTGGTACTCGCCGAAGTTCTTCCGGGACAAGGGACTGAGCGTTCCCCACACGTGGTCCGAGCTGATGGAAGTGACGGAGAAGGTCGCGGCGTCGGGCGTCAAGCCGTGGTGCGCGGGCATCGAGTCCGCCGAGGCGACCGGCTGGCCCGTGACGGACTGGATCGAGGACGTCCTGCTGCGCCAGCAGGGCACGGACGTGTACGACCAGTGGGTCGCCCACGAGATCCCGTTCAACGACCCGCGTGTGATCACGGCCATGGACACCGTGGGGTCCATCCTCAAGAACGACCGGTTCGCCAACGGCGGTTTCGGTCCGGCCCGGTCGATGGCGTCGATCTCCTTCCAGGAGGCCGGCACACCGATTCTCTCCGGCGACTGCGCGATGCACCGCCAGGCCTCGTTCTACGCCGACATGTGGCCGAAGGGCACCGAGATCGGACCGGACAAGGACGTCTACGCCTTCCTCCTGCCGGGGGCCGACCCGGCCGACCGGCCCGTACTCGGCGGTGGGGTCTTCACCGCGGCGTTCGCCGACCGTGCCGAAGTGCGGGCGTTCCAGGAGTATCTGGCCTCCGCGGACTTCGCGAACGCGCGTATGAAGAAGGGCCCGTTCGTCTCGGCGAACAAGGGAGTGGATCCGGCGAATGCCGCGACCCCGGTCGACAGGCTCTCGATCCAGCTGCTCCAGGATCCCAGGACGCAGTTCAGGTTCGACGGTTCGGACCTGATGCCGGCGTCGGTCGGTGCCGGGACGTTCTGGAAGGGAGCCGTCGACTGGATCGGCGGCGCGAGCACCCGGCAGGTCGCCGACTCCATCGAACGGTCCTGGCCGAGCCGCTGA
- a CDS encoding sugar ABC transporter permease — protein MSFDAAAQQPKLLYLLQGVAAFAAVVSLILLALHRGPVRRRAAALILLAPALLLLTVGLLLPGLRTLVLSFTDGGGDAWAGFDNYVWMVTDPRALVALRNTLAWVVLVPLTATAVGLLYAAAVVRSRFRAFALSLVLMPMAISSVGAGVVWKFVYAYRPAAVGQIGLLNQLVVVFGGEPRQWLVDSPWNVLFLIVAMVWTQAGFAAVLLAGAIRAVPGELTEAAQLDGASSRQIFWRITMPSIRPTLLVVVLAQTIGTFKSFDIVKTMTGGQFDTGVIAHEMYGQAFRYGETGRGAALAVLLFVLVTPFVAHRIRAQRRTG, from the coding sequence ATGTCGTTCGACGCCGCCGCCCAGCAGCCCAAGCTGCTGTACCTGCTCCAGGGCGTCGCCGCCTTCGCGGCGGTGGTCTCCCTGATCCTGCTGGCGCTGCACCGGGGGCCGGTACGGAGGAGGGCCGCGGCCCTGATCCTGCTGGCCCCGGCCCTGCTGCTGCTCACGGTCGGTCTTCTCCTGCCCGGTCTGCGCACCCTGGTCCTGTCGTTCACCGACGGCGGGGGAGACGCGTGGGCCGGGTTCGACAACTACGTGTGGATGGTCACCGACCCCCGGGCGCTGGTGGCGCTGCGCAACACCCTGGCGTGGGTGGTGCTCGTGCCGCTGACGGCGACCGCGGTCGGTCTGCTCTACGCGGCGGCCGTCGTACGGTCGCGGTTCAGAGCGTTCGCGCTCTCCCTCGTCCTGATGCCGATGGCGATCTCCTCCGTCGGCGCGGGCGTCGTCTGGAAGTTCGTCTACGCCTACCGTCCCGCGGCGGTCGGGCAGATCGGGCTGCTGAACCAGCTCGTCGTCGTGTTCGGCGGTGAACCGCGGCAATGGCTCGTGGATTCCCCCTGGAACGTCCTGTTCCTCATCGTGGCGATGGTGTGGACACAGGCGGGCTTCGCGGCCGTCCTGCTGGCCGGTGCGATCAGGGCCGTTCCCGGTGAGCTGACCGAGGCGGCCCAACTCGACGGTGCGTCCTCCCGGCAGATCTTCTGGCGGATCACGATGCCGTCGATCAGGCCCACACTGCTCGTCGTGGTCCTCGCCCAGACGATCGGCACCTTCAAGTCCTTCGACATCGTCAAGACCATGACCGGTGGACAGTTCGATACGGGCGTCATCGCCCACGAGATGTACGGCCAGGCCTTCCGCTACGGCGAGACGGGCCGAGGCGCGGCGCTCGCCGTGCTCCTCTTCGTCCTCGTCACCCCCTTCGTCGCCCACCGGATCCGGGCGCAGCGGAGGACGGGGTGA
- a CDS encoding carbohydrate ABC transporter permease, with the protein MIGVRERLASRAFTAIAVVIAVLWTTPTLGLLLSSFRPEEEIKTTGWWTVFGAPHLTLDNYVEVLSGGGNGSGRLAEYFVNSVVITVPSVLFPLVLAFFAAYALAWIDFRGRDALVVGIFALQVVPLQMALVPLLKLFSQGWLFLPAWHLTGPARFGQVWFAHTVFALPFAVFFLHNFLAGLPRALIEAARVDGASHGTLLLRIVLPLARPALITFAVIQFIWVWNDLLVALTLSGGTAGTAPMTVRLASLAGTYGNEWQRLTAGAFVAAFVPLLVFLSLQRHFARGLLAGSVKG; encoded by the coding sequence GTGATCGGCGTCCGGGAGCGTCTGGCCTCCCGCGCCTTCACGGCGATCGCTGTGGTGATCGCGGTCCTCTGGACGACACCGACCCTCGGTCTCCTGCTCTCCTCGTTCCGCCCCGAGGAGGAGATCAAGACGACGGGCTGGTGGACCGTGTTCGGTGCGCCCCACCTCACGCTCGACAACTACGTCGAGGTGCTGTCCGGCGGCGGGAACGGGTCGGGGCGGCTCGCGGAGTACTTCGTCAACTCCGTCGTCATCACTGTTCCCTCGGTACTGTTCCCGCTCGTCCTGGCCTTCTTCGCGGCGTACGCCCTGGCCTGGATCGACTTCAGGGGGCGCGACGCGCTCGTCGTCGGCATCTTCGCGCTCCAGGTCGTGCCGCTCCAGATGGCGCTCGTCCCTCTCCTGAAGCTCTTCTCCCAGGGCTGGCTGTTCCTGCCCGCGTGGCATCTCACCGGGCCCGCGCGGTTCGGCCAGGTCTGGTTCGCCCACACGGTCTTCGCGCTGCCGTTCGCGGTGTTCTTCCTGCACAACTTCCTGGCAGGGCTGCCTCGGGCCCTGATCGAGGCCGCCCGCGTCGACGGCGCGTCGCACGGGACGCTGCTGCTCCGGATCGTGCTGCCCCTGGCCCGCCCGGCCCTGATCACCTTTGCCGTCATCCAGTTCATCTGGGTGTGGAACGACCTCCTCGTGGCACTCACACTGTCGGGCGGAACGGCCGGGACCGCGCCGATGACGGTCAGACTGGCGAGCCTGGCCGGGACGTACGGCAACGAGTGGCAGCGGCTCACCGCGGGAGCCTTCGTGGCCGCGTTCGTCCCGCTGCTCGTCTTCCTCTCCCTCCAGCGGCACTTCGCACGGGGACTGCTCGCCGGATCGGTCAAGGGATGA